GGGGGCCCGCTCAGGCTCGCGCGCGGCGAGGGCAAGTGGGCGCTCGAGGGCGCGGAGGGGAAGAAGCCCAAGGACTCAGCGATCGCGACCCTCCTGGACGACCTCCGCGACCTCCGCGGCGCCGACATCGCCGCCGAGCCGGCGAAGGACCTGGCCGCCTGGGGGCTCGACCACCCCGACCTCCGCATCACCCTCACCGACAAGGAGGGGCAGCCGATCGGCACCGTCCTCGCCGCCAAGCACGAGGGCAAGGCGTACGTCATGCGCGCCGGGAGCGAGACCGTCTTCGAGGCGCGCGACTACATGTACGCGCGCCTCGACAAGCAGCCGAAGGACCTGGTCGAGGAGCCGGGGGCGGCAGTCGAGGGCGGGACGGCGACCACGACGACCGAGCCGCCCCCGCCCGAGCCGGGCGAGGCGGACGAGGGCGACGACGCCGACGACGGCGCCGACTAGCCGGGCGGTCTCGAACAGCTCTTCAGCGCCGGCCCCCTGCCTACAGCTCTCGAAGCGCGGCGAGCAGCGCGTCGATCTCCGCGTCCGTCCCCACCGTGATGCGGAGCGCGTCGTGCGCGCCCGGCACGGCGAAGTGGCGGACGAGGATATCACGCGCCGCCAGCGCGCGGGCGACCGGGCCCAGGTCCACTCCCGGTCGCCGCGCGAAGACGAAGTTCGCCTCGGACGGCGGCACGCGGAAGCCCAGGCGCGCGAGCCCCGTGCTGAGCCGCGCGCGCGTCGCCTTGATGCGGGCGATGTTGGCCCGCATCGCCGGGAGGTCGCCGAGCGCCGCCTCGCCCGCCGCCTGCGAGAGGCGGCTCAGGTTGTACGAGTCCTTCACGGTGCGCAGCCCGGCCAGCAGCTCCGGGTGGCCGAAGGCGAGCCCGACCCGCAGCCCGGCCAGCGAGAAGGACTTGGAGAGCGTGCGCAGCACGAGCACGTTCGCGAGCCGGCCGACGAGCCCGAGCGCGTGCTCGCGGGCGAAGTCGACGTACGCCTCGTCGACGACGAGGATGCCGGGCAGCGCGCGCGCCAGCGCCTCGACCGCGGCGACCGCCACCAGCGTCCCCGAGGGGGAGTTCGGGTTGCAGAGGAAGGTGACACGCGCGCGCGCGGCGGCGAGCGCGGGCGGGAGCGAGAAGTCCTCCGGCCAGGGTACGCGCACCGCCTCGCCCCCCTGCACGGCGACCAGCGTGCCGTAGAGGCTGTAGGTTGGCACCGGGAACGCGACGCGCTCACCCGGATCGATGGTCGCGCGCAGGAGGAGGGCGAGCAGCTCGTCCGAGCCGTTGCCGGCCAGGATGTGGTCGGCCGGCACGCCGTACACCTCCGCCGCCCGCGTGCGCAGCGCGCGCGCCTCGGGGTCGGGGTAGAGGCGGACGGTCGCGTTCGCCTCCCGCCCGAGCGTCTCGAGCACGCGCGGCGAGGGCGGGTACGGGTTCTCGTTGGTGTTGAGCTTGATCACCCGACGGCCAGGGCCGGGCTGCTCGCCGGGGACGTAGGGGGCGGCGCTCCGGACGGCCGGTCGGAGCCAGTCGGCGGGGCCGGCCAGGCTACTTCACCGCTTTGATCTGGCGCCCTGCCGCCTTCGTCCGCGCCTCCTGGAGCCGCGGCTCCGGTGACTCGCCGCCCAGATGGCGGTCGACGATCTCGACCGCCTGCCGCTCGCGATCGGGGAGCGCCGTCAGCACGTCGACCAGCTTCGTCCAGCGCTCGCGATCGGCGCCGGCGAGCTCGTAGAGGCGCATGGCGCCGTCGACGTCCTTGCGCTTCAGGCACGCGTCGGCGGCGGCGAGCATGCGCTCGCGCGGGAGCGGCACGCCGCCCAGCTCGCACACGCGCACGGCATCGGGGATGCGGTGCCGCTCGAGCAGCCGCTCCGCGAGCTGCGTCCAGTCCGCCGCCGTGACCAGCTCCGCGTTGCGCACGAAGAGCCGCATGGCCGCGTCCAGGAACGACCGCTCCAGATAGCGGCGCCCGACGAGCACTTCGGACTCACTGGCAGGCATCGATGGGCAGTCTCCTCAGCTCCAAAAACCAGCACTCCGCCACCGAAACAGCTTAACCGACGCTCCCCGGCCATTGCAACCGGCGCGGCGCCCGACGACCACAAAGCACCTGCATGATCCGAGGGTTGCAGGGGCGACCCGGTGCACGCCGCCCCTCAAGAACGTCGCCCGCGCTGCCGATAACCCCCCCACGACCCGATGCCGACCCGCCTCAACATCACGTACAGCGCCTACCGCGAGCTGGAGAGCATCCCACAGAGCCCGCTGCGCGACATCGGGGAGGCCATCATCGGGCTCGCCGATGATCCCCACCCACCGGGGTCCTCGCTGCTGAAGGGGATCGGCGGCTGCTACTACATCGCCATCGACGACTACTACATCCTCTACCACGTCGACGCGGAGGACGGGCTCACGGTGCTCGGCGTCCTCCACGGCCCGTACCACCCGCTGCATTGATTGCGACTTCCCGAGGCGCCGGTGGCGGCGGTAGACTCCTCGGCCCGTGCACCGCCCCGCGCTCTCCCTCGTCCTGACGCTCGCCCTCACCCCGCCGGCCGCGGCCACGCCCGTGCGCATGTTCGCCGTCGGCCACAAGGTCCGCACCGCCGACGCCACCACCTACGCGAGCTTCCACGACAAGATGGCGGCGCTCATGGACGCCGGCTTCCCGGGCCGCGTGACGCTCGTGCAGGCGGGCGTCGACGACGTCGCGAGCCACCTCTTCCCCACCGACCCCGCGGCACCCCAGAACGCGCTCGTCGTCTTGCCCGAGGAGACCGGCCTGGTCGCCGCTCTGA
This genomic interval from Deltaproteobacteria bacterium contains the following:
- a CDS encoding type II toxin-antitoxin system RelE/ParE family toxin: MPTRLNITYSAYRELESIPQSPLRDIGEAIIGLADDPHPPGSSLLKGIGGCYYIAIDDYYILYHVDAEDGLTVLGVLHGPYHPLH
- the hisC gene encoding histidinol-phosphate transaminase codes for the protein MAGPADWLRPAVRSAAPYVPGEQPGPGRRVIKLNTNENPYPPSPRVLETLGREANATVRLYPDPEARALRTRAAEVYGVPADHILAGNGSDELLALLLRATIDPGERVAFPVPTYSLYGTLVAVQGGEAVRVPWPEDFSLPPALAAARARVTFLCNPNSPSGTLVAVAAVEALARALPGILVVDEAYVDFAREHALGLVGRLANVLVLRTLSKSFSLAGLRVGLAFGHPELLAGLRTVKDSYNLSRLSQAAGEAALGDLPAMRANIARIKATRARLSTGLARLGFRVPPSEANFVFARRPGVDLGPVARALAARDILVRHFAVPGAHDALRITVGTDAEIDALLAALREL